ACGGCGTTCGACGCAACCTGACCCGCTGCGGCGCCAGAACGTCGTGCTCTTCGGACTGGAGGGCCACCGCTTTGCCCTGCCGGCCCGGGACATCGTGGAGGTGGCCCGGATCGAGTCGTACACGCCGCTTCCGTGCGAGGATCCCGCGCACCTCGGCGTCGTGCTTCATCGGGAGCATGTGATCCCCCTCGTGGATGTGGGCCCACGCCTGGGCCTCCGCCGGCCGCGCCCCGCGGTGCGTCCTCGGCTGTGCGTGTTCGTGAGGGCCGCCGCCGGAGAGCTGGGGCTTCCCGTCGACGAGGTTCTGGGATTCCGGCACGGCCCAGGAGAGGCGCCTCGGGAGGAGGTCCTTCTCGACCCCGACGGACTGGGAGGTTCGTATGGCCAAGGTACTGCTCATTGACGCGGACTGGGAAAACCTCGTCGCCCTCCAGAAGGCGCTGGCGGCGGAGGGCTACGAGGTCGCGGTAGCCCTGAGCGGCTCGTTCGCGCTCACCATGCTCGAGTGGGACCGGCCCGATCTCATCGTGAGCCTGGCCGAGAATCAGGACATGGATGCCTACGAGCTCTGCTCGATCATCCGGGCCGATCCCGCGACCCGGCAGATCCCGTTCCTCCTCTTGACCGGACCCGCCGGGCCGGTCCCGGGCGCCGCGGCCCGGGCTGGCATCAGCCGCGTGATCGCGGGCAAGTTCAACGTCTCGACGCTCGTCGGCCAGGTCGGTGAGCTGCTGACCCGGAGCGCCGCTCCTGTCGTGACCCCGGCCCCGCCCCGCGGGGCGCCGTCGACCGAAGCCAAGCGCGTGGCGCACTAGCCAGACGGGTCGGGGCGATGGCGAAGGTCCTGGTGGTCGACGACAGCGTGACCATTCGAAAAGTGGTCGAGCGCGCGCTGGAGGCGCGAAGCATCCAGGTGCTCTCCGCCGCCTCCGGAACCGAGGCGATTGACCGGATCGAGCGCGAGGCGCCCGACGTGGTGATCTGTGACGTGATCATGCCCGACAAGGACGGGTACCAGATCTGCGAGTTCGTGAAGACGCACCCCGATCTGGCGAAGACCCCGGTGCTGCTGATCTCGGGGATCGTCAATGGCGCGGTGCTCGAGCGGGCGGCGCAGGTGCATTCCGACGACGTCATGCGGAAGCCGTTCGCGGCCGAAGAGCTGGTGCGCAAGATCGACGGGTTCCTGTCGGCCGGCGCCCCTCGGGAGACTCGACTCGGTCCCGCGCCGGCGACGGGGCGCGAGATCGACGCGGACGCGCCATCGCTGGCCTCGCTCTCGGGTCTCGTGACCCGGCCCCACGATCCGGTGCCCGATTCGAGCACCCCGGTTCCCGTCGATCTCAAGACGTCGCTGACGCAGTTCGCCGCGCTGCCTGGCGTCGTCCTGGCGGCGCTGGTCGACCGCGAGGGGTTCCTGATCGAGTCGGCGGGAGAGCTCTCGGCCGACGCGGAGCTGGGCTGGGCCCTGGCCTCGGCGCTCGCGGAGTCCGCGGATGGGGTCGGCCGCGC
The sequence above is a segment of the Candidatus Methylomirabilota bacterium genome. Coding sequences within it:
- a CDS encoding chemotaxis protein CheW yields the protein MLRRRSTQPDPLRRQNVVLFGLEGHRFALPARDIVEVARIESYTPLPCEDPAHLGVVLHREHVIPLVDVGPRLGLRRPRPAVRPRLCVFVRAAAGELGLPVDEVLGFRHGPGEAPREEVLLDPDGLGGSYGQGTAH
- a CDS encoding response regulator translates to MAKVLLIDADWENLVALQKALAAEGYEVAVALSGSFALTMLEWDRPDLIVSLAENQDMDAYELCSIIRADPATRQIPFLLLTGPAGPVPGAAARAGISRVIAGKFNVSTLVGQVGELLTRSAAPVVTPAPPRGAPSTEAKRVAH
- a CDS encoding response regulator, with amino-acid sequence MAKVLVVDDSVTIRKVVERALEARSIQVLSAASGTEAIDRIEREAPDVVICDVIMPDKDGYQICEFVKTHPDLAKTPVLLISGIVNGAVLERAAQVHSDDVMRKPFAAEELVRKIDGFLSAGAPRETRLGPAPATGREIDADAPSLASLSGLVTRPHDPVPDSSTPVPVDLKTSLTQFAALPGVVLAALVDREGFLIESAGELSADAELGWALASALAESADGVGRALTQGLLQALIVEYEGGVVVLNTVGSAAMLAIVLRDPTVLGKVRYSVKRALPELLRSM